A window of Phaseolus vulgaris cultivar G19833 chromosome 4, P. vulgaris v2.0, whole genome shotgun sequence genomic DNA:
AATTACTTTTTGGTTAATATAGTTTTTCtaattgttatatttttatatccACTAGTTATAGAAAATATGAGGACAAAAATTGATAAGAACTAAGAATCTTCCAAGACATATTAATTAGATTATGTGTCTTTAGTATTGTCTCATATCATATTTGTTTTAGTGTTCTTTTATTCGATCTAATTATATATAGGATTGTTATTCAACCGAATCCTCAAGcacaatataatttatattggtACTCAAACTTAAAAAGGTGAAAACATTATTACtaaaatgattgttgttatgaTTGTATGAAGTTTTTTCAATTTGtatgttttaaaataagtttaattaCCCTTTTAGTTCCTATATTAAAGgtcaaaaatcaatttcatccatttattttaaaaaattcaatgtcACCCGTAACATTTCTTTAAAAGTTTAATTTGGTCTAAACTTTTTTAAAGCAATTCAAAGTGGTAGTCCCAACTTTTTTAAAACGATTTAATATGGTTAGAACACATATAATTCAACGTGTAGTAGTAGAATTGTTGaagtaaattaatttaatgagaTAGAAGGAACCATAttgaattgttttaaaataaatttggattatattgaacattttaaaattagaggGATGAAATTGGTTTTTTTCCCCTTAATATAGGAACTAAAAAGGTAATTAAGCCTTTAAAATAAAAGGACACACATGGTTTCATAATCATAACCTTTTTAAAATGGCTTATTACCTTATAAAAATAAGTTGTCTATAACCCATAAGTCATATTTTAGTAATCTCTCCACTAATTTTATATGTAGTGTGAAATAGATCTTATGGACTTATTATCGTCATATATATGGGAGTTTCTTTGTTTAATGTAGCTCTTTGTGCTTGCTACTTCACGGAAACATGGATATAGTTAGACTCAAATTTGATTCTTGAAAAGGAAAACTATTATCTTTAACGGGAAGAGTTCAACTTGTAAATACTATCATATTAGGTATGTTgctatatatttttctaatatattcTTGGTCTATGTCATTATTGAATGAATTAAATACtttaatttaaaactttatCTTAATAGGCGATGTTATTGTAAAGGAGGCTAGTGACTCTTAAATGGGATAAATTGTGTTTATTGCGCAAGGAGGGCTTTTTAAGAGTGACCTCTATCAAAGTTCTCCATAGAGTTGTAATCGTAAAACTCACTTAGGATTTCTTATTTTCTAATTATGCCTATTATACCTTTATGCACTCCATGATatcaaaaaaatatagataaaaattgTGTCTTAGGTTGGGTGTACACCCTCTTCCATTTTGCCTCgaatatcaatttatatatgataagtgttatatttcagtaatattaaaatacatgcacttatgaatattaattgataaaacaactgtaatataatccctaatttatgaatttaaacttttttacatactttgtgattataatttgaataagaacaatttattctcaaatttgtgttaatttcaggattctagggaagaatggagatgaaaatgcaaaaggagaataaacaaagataaaaaggaaaagTTAGAACGCTCCAACACTCGCCCAAGCCAGAAGCTCCAGAGGATCTCACCCAAGCGAGCCCAATCACGCTTGGgtgagaagtcacttagcccaagcccgactaggttaaatatgaggcgtgaggcacaaccctagattAGGAATGgggagaatagaaggtgttagaaacatcatggatcttcttttcttgctttccatgcttgtaatgaccatcatgagtggctaattctacctttTAGGTttgggagtaatctgttcaaactcttatgtattgaggtgatatttaaatataacattctactcttgattgatgattggtattgtcattttatttgtaatgcttgGTTACTATGATcaagatccttagatttgactggaaaatACTTATAAGTTTctgacccaaatgataatgcttaacatatttgaatgttaggaatatatttgaaatgttaattctTATCAACATCGAATCGTAATGctaaggagtttttataaatatatgaagaatcaatatttaggaaacattattaataattttgtatgcgaggaatcaatatgaatgatttttatatgtggataaatgtcaatcaagatgaaatgttatatgcgaggaattgatataaataaattttatatgggcatcaacatcaatcaaaggatagaatattattatgctattcaaaatacataagagtaAGAAGAATGGACCCCAAATCaaaattttcccaattgaaccTACAAACTCTTTAACTTGCTTTCTTTACAATTCTTGCAATCACTATAACAAACTCCCAACAaactttgttattttgttttctctttagtaaatcttatacttgataattcaactattccttgtgggtttgatattcttccttagggacaaattattacttctaatgTGGTACACTTGCCGTAACATAGTCAtcaagtttttatatttttgattgccgccatattattcatatttttgtaATAGTTTCTGTTCCCAGCAGCCTTCAATGCAATTGTCCTCACATGCTTGTCCTCATTCTCTTGAACACTTAGCTTGTTCATCTCTAACTCGTGCTCTCTCCTCTTTCTAAACAATGATGCAGTGGTCATGGAGGTTAGATCCTTTGATTCAAATATGGCAGTAACCTTGGGCTGccatgatctatcaagacacttgagaatTTTGATATTAAACTCCTCTTTATCAAATGTTTTCCCAAGACTCATAAGATGATTTACAATGTGAGTAAACTGTTTTTGCACTTCTACAATTGTTTTTCCCTtttgcattctgaacatctcatattCTTGTATGAGAGTGTGCTTCCTTTCCCTTTTCACATCATTGATGCCTTCATGAGTTACTTCAAGAGTATcacacatctcctttgctgattCACATTGAGACACCCTGAAAAACTCGTCAGAACTTAGTGCAGATGTAATAATATTCTTAGCAATCATATTGGGCCTTTTTACTTTCTTGCTTAgaccattgggaccaaggtttttcataaattactttttcattttcaatcatAGGGATAAAAAGACCATTTTTAATTGCATCCTAAATACCTTTGTtaatagattcaacaaagattttcatcctTACCTACCAAAATTGGTAATTTACACCACAAAACAATGGTGGTCTATTTATataagcaccttccccaaaaggtagtttatcAGTCATAAAAACAGATTTTTGGATcaaaacttgagtaactttcaagaacctagctctcatacaaattgttagaattgtaggcctAAAACAAGACGagggtgaattttttttaaacgttttttacaaactttgaaggtatggagaaagccaatgaagaatcaaagccAAAGGAGTGAAAATGCTCAAGTTACAAactgttttagttgatttcaagaaaatcaatcagttgtttttgcgattcaaccgattgtttttatcagcagtttataaaaacaaattaaaacagatataattgagattagggaaagagagaatcatacaaaaaaatttatattggttcacttttACATTCATAAATTCAAAAACTTCCAAAACTTAATCAATCAATTGTCTTATTCGAAAACTTTGATTTATATGACTTAAAATCATCACATAAGATTCAAAAACATTTAAGTAATGTCAGAAAGCATTATAAGATTATAAAGATAAAGTGTAGACACTCCCTAATATGTTAGACTGTTTAATGCGTAGAAGACTAAGTGACCGTATATTGTGTATAAACTCTAGTGATTGTCTAATGTGACCATTAACATTGTTTCATTGAGTTTTCCTTGAGCTTTGGAGACATTTGAGTTGGTATGTCTTTAGAGATCGTTTAACGAGAATGAAAGCTTAATCGTTTGATATATTTATGATAACGATATATTTTATAGTATGTTGAGTATCCAATGATCATTTAACATGGTTACTTTAGTGAAACTGTCTATTGTGTCTACTTTAGTGAGATTTTCTATTCGATGGATAATGTAAATTTTCTATCATTTAGTCTTTGGTTTATACACATGAGTGAACTTTGTTAAATCCTTTAACACttcttataatatttattataataaaaaatcatagaCTCTCTTATCGCGAAACCATCTAATAAGTATTAGGTCGTCTATAAGTATTAGATCGTCTAACATGTACTGAATTGTCTAGCGTGTCAACAATGATATCATTAAACTTATTTCCTATGTTTAGTCTATACGTTATACcatttttatattacttttGTTTATAATGGTAGGGAGAATTTTTTTGTGTATTCATTACATGAAGTTGAAAAAGTATAAGTCTTATAGAGTCTCAatcatcattaaaaaaaagtaagattATTGATCAAactgaaaaaaagaaaaactttgTTGCGTGAAATTTTTTGGAATGAGGTATTTTGATgataaactaaatattttaagtgTTTATTGTTTTCATGGATGGATGAATTTAAATCATGCATGTAAatagtgttagaatatatggccttaaacgagaggggggtgaattgtttaagagaggtctttgaaaactttttgagttttaacaaaattctttgtgtgaatccagaacaagaatctagttagccaagaatataagcaattaaacaacaaaacaacagaaaaacaatcggttgtttcttcaaaacaatcggttgtttataccagtaaagcttaaaaacagaattaaatgagtttagagtaagagagagatacaccaacagtttatattggttcactcttaagccaagagctacatccagtctccataaaaccactgggtaatccactatgtaatcaaaccagattacaacacacaaatcACCAAAgtaagtgaccttgaacccttcaagaaacacactccctttggcaaaacacaccaagagtat
This region includes:
- the LOC137838266 gene encoding uncharacterized protein → MIAKNIITSALSSDEFFRVSQCESAKEMCDTLEVTHEGINDVKRERKHTLIQEYEMFRMQKGKTIVEVQKQFTHIVNHLMSLGKTFDKEEFNIKILKCLDRSWQPKVTAIFESKDLTSMTTASLFRKRREHELEMNKLSVQENEDKHVRTIALKAAGNRNYYKNMNNMAAIKNIKT